In Coregonus clupeaformis isolate EN_2021a chromosome 7, ASM2061545v1, whole genome shotgun sequence, one genomic interval encodes:
- the LOC121569106 gene encoding uncharacterized protein LOC121569106 isoform X1, translating into MSGSSEHRELERISMEMNQLSFRRQQLNDRRNMLTILQEFRNRSNPNSTAEGSKQQIEIQCIDQELQELSEKKRELQESQDNILHSKDQRKECIISQGGLSVLPVTSVVFVEAPPCIPAPEVILDIQKLPPFSSQTQCPECRQFITTEIVTSVGNVACLVCVTMSILGCVAGCCLIPFCIDNFKDVTHRCPKCRSSIITITKL; encoded by the exons ATGTCTGGCTCTTCTGAGCACAGGGAGCTGGAAAGGATCTCCATGGAGATGAACCAACTGTCATTCAGGAGGCAGCAGCTTAACGACCGCAGGAACATGCTGACCATCCTGCAGGAGTTCAGGAACCGCTCCAACCCCAATAGCACAG CAGAGGGCTCCAAGCAGCAGATTGAGATTCAATGCATCGACCAGGAACTGCAGGAGCTGTCTGAGAAGAAGAGAGAGCTGCAGGAAAGCCAAGATAACATTCTCCATTCCAAGGACCAAAGAAAAG AGTGCATCATCAGTCAGGGGGGCTTGTCTGTTCTCCCTGTCACCTCTGTTGTCTTTGTTGAAGCTCCACCCTGTATACCAG CTCCGGAGGTGATCCTGGACATCCAGAAACTTCCTCCCTTCTCATCTCAGACCCAGTGCCCAGAGTGTCGACAGTTCATCACCACAGAGATTGTCACTTCAGTTGGCAATGTGGCCTGTCTAGTCTGTGTCACAATGTCTATACTTGG CTGTGTGGCTGGTTGCTGCCTTATCCCTTTCTGCATTGATAACTTCAAAGATGTCACGCATAGATGTCCTAAGTGTCGAAGTTCAATAatcaccatcacaaagctctga
- the LOC121569106 gene encoding uncharacterized protein LOC121569106 isoform X2: MSGSSEHRELERISMEMNQLSFRRQQLNDRRNMLTILQEFRNRSNPNSTEGSKQQIEIQCIDQELQELSEKKRELQESQDNILHSKDQRKECIISQGGLSVLPVTSVVFVEAPPCIPAPEVILDIQKLPPFSSQTQCPECRQFITTEIVTSVGNVACLVCVTMSILGCVAGCCLIPFCIDNFKDVTHRCPKCRSSIITITKL; the protein is encoded by the exons ATGTCTGGCTCTTCTGAGCACAGGGAGCTGGAAAGGATCTCCATGGAGATGAACCAACTGTCATTCAGGAGGCAGCAGCTTAACGACCGCAGGAACATGCTGACCATCCTGCAGGAGTTCAGGAACCGCTCCAACCCCAATAGCACAG AGGGCTCCAAGCAGCAGATTGAGATTCAATGCATCGACCAGGAACTGCAGGAGCTGTCTGAGAAGAAGAGAGAGCTGCAGGAAAGCCAAGATAACATTCTCCATTCCAAGGACCAAAGAAAAG AGTGCATCATCAGTCAGGGGGGCTTGTCTGTTCTCCCTGTCACCTCTGTTGTCTTTGTTGAAGCTCCACCCTGTATACCAG CTCCGGAGGTGATCCTGGACATCCAGAAACTTCCTCCCTTCTCATCTCAGACCCAGTGCCCAGAGTGTCGACAGTTCATCACCACAGAGATTGTCACTTCAGTTGGCAATGTGGCCTGTCTAGTCTGTGTCACAATGTCTATACTTGG CTGTGTGGCTGGTTGCTGCCTTATCCCTTTCTGCATTGATAACTTCAAAGATGTCACGCATAGATGTCCTAAGTGTCGAAGTTCAATAatcaccatcacaaagctctga